The window CtcaaaactgaaaattcagaaaattttcaCTCCACTTTTAGCTAATGTTTCTCAGTCATTTATAccttcttttatttattcactAAATGATGTTTAACAATacttgttttggggttttttttcctctttttttttttttcctgaccaAGCACTTTATCAAAAAATGAACGAGAGGATTAGCAGTCAGGAGACGAAACTGACTTTTCTACAGAAGAAGGTTGACAGCATTGCTGCTGCCATGAATGATGTGAGCAAGATGCTTTCTTCTCTGGAAGGCAAAATCAATGAAGATAAGGGCAGAGACTTCCAGTCTTTTCTAAaaggtaagaaaaataaattaatgtaatCACTCACCCTGTTAGAAgtgccagggaaaaaaaaaaagctaaaaatcttCATAGACTGTTCTATTCTATTACTCAACACTTGTTGGGAGAATTCATTTTTAAGATTTCATTTCATAAGAGAGGGATTTGTTTATTTCAACATTTGCTATGGAGTCTTTTATAGTGACAAAAAATTTATATTCTTGGGTGCTTCATCATCTACATGGCAGCTTAAGCCACTGTCAAGGCATTTTCATTTGCTTAGAGCATCTGCAAATATTCTTATGTCTGTTTTTGTTTATCTGGCAGCTGCTAAAGGATGTAGTATTTGTTTTGCTACCAAGTCTAATATTCTTTAATACATaattcacacacacagggcAAACTATAAGGAATCCTGTGGTGGTTGAGTTTATAATACAGCAAACATTCTGCTGAATAATTTGTCCCTGATTGTATTAGGCTATCTTTGATAAACATCTATACTCATGTTCAGTATATGAGAAAGACACAGATAGAAATCAGGAGCTTGGGCAGTTCCTCACCAACAGAATTGTGCATCTATTTGTTGTGAGTCTTGCAGCAAGATGTGTGTGTCACCCAACTGCAAGTGTTGTTTAACAAGCAGATTCAGGATGAAACTTTCATTTCCTCAATGTGCagtatttttctaatttttcaggAATATTCCCCAAACCATATTTTACACTTCAAAATCCAGAGACTTTTCTACTATTTAAAATAGAAGGTTCTGGTGTTCCTTACATTGAGGtaaaactgaacaaaacaaTAAGTGGCTTTGTATCTCCCTCAGATTTACCAAACTGGGTGCCATTTCTTGTATTTTCAGTCCTCTgtctcctgagctgctcctgccatgtGCTAGGTGGCTCTCCTGTATGCAAGTTCATTCCATCTCTTGATCAGTGACCTACTTTCACCTCTCCGCATATTGCTAGATGGCATTCTTGACCTTTGGGTGCACATTTAATCTGTCTttgaatattttccatttcccttctgctttctcctcattctttttttttttttttctatttcactcATTCTAGCTGTCATTTTCATGCTAGTCTAAGAGGTGTTTTTCAGTATCCTGTGCTTCTGCTTCTGCACTCCCTATCTCTATTTCAGGGTCTAAGTCTTAATTAAAAACTGCTGTCCAAAACCCTCCTTCTTTGAAAATGCCCTTCAAGCCTTTATTGTTTTTACCTGTAATCTTTTATATTATACCTATatgctcagaaaaaaatctccagcTGATATCCCTCTTTTTGATTTATCTTCTCAATCTATCTCCTAATCAAGGAGATATAGCACCAATGAAAAAGATGCTATCAACTACATTCCTTGGCTCTAATTATGAGCATTCTAACACAGGTTATTCTTGGCTTCTACATAGGTAAACAGCAGGAATgaggaaaggaggggagaaagaaaaggttagTGTGTATGGTGGCTTCTATGTGCAATGACAAATGGCAACTGCAGTTTCTGTCCAGGATATATCAGTCAGTTGTACTCAAATGCATAAAGAGCATCCTAAAGTAGCAGGACCTGAAAGGATCTTCCATCCACTGTAGCACTGGACATTCTACCTTGCTAAAAATTACTCTTAGAAGCTCTCCTGAAGCAAACCACAACTTTCCCAGTACCACTGCCATCCTGAAGCAACCTGCTTTTAAAGCACAGCTAAGTCTGGAGTAGCTTTATGCTATTCAGGCCTTTTACTTCTTCACCTACTTTTTCGTTTTCTTCCTCTGGTGCCAAGTCCTTTTCTCACATCCATACATCACCTTTTTTTCTTATCACAGAAGTTCTAATGTTCTGCCCAGCTCTGTATCAGGGTTTGTTAGGAGTGAGGTCAAACAATTCAATacagtttaaaatgtttttaattcttGGTTTCATCTATGACTTCAGTGACACAAATATGTCACATGTCATGCTGATAGAGGGCAACACTCACTGTAGTAACTGATATGCTCCTCTGTTTAGTTAATGAAACCTgttgtgcattttaaaaattgctttcagtATTCAGGAAGCTGTTCCCATTTGGTACTTAAGGAAAATAACTTTGTGctcttttaaatttaaaaaactctcATTACTTCCTGctattattttcttcctcctctaaTTCCATATTTAATATACACCTTTCCTCTTCATTATAAAAATGTACATTCCTTTCAAAATGAACTCAGTAATGGGGTGTTAATCACTTCCAAGTCAGAAATGTCATTTGAAGCCACATATATAACCTCAATTCAGTCTCCTGTGtacataaatttattttgcacATTATTCTTCAAATAATTGAAACTGCAAAGAGAGTATATGTTGACACAGAGTAATTACACCCTTTGGTTTTCAGCCAGGaagctaaaattaaaatttataatcTCATAAAAAGTGCAAGAGATCTGAAACGTTCACAGGTAGTTTGCtcattttgaaacagaaagGTCCAACAGAGAAATTGAGTTACATCCATGAGGGCACCCATGTATTTGCAGCTCAAGCTTAACAATATATCCAATTGTCACAGAGTTTGGGTCAGGTCTTTGTGGGGACAAGtgtgctcccacagcccctgctgtgctttgcttATGAGCTACCCAGTTGTCCTAGCCAAAAGGCAGGATAGAGAGAAACCCAAAGCTGTCTGGTTTAGCAGGCTCAACACTCCCCTGGTCAGGGGAATGCCTGAAAACCAGAGCTGAGCTCCATACTACTACACTCACTATCCAACTGCATGGAGCTGGAATAGCAGAGAGTGAGGCTGACACTTTCATGGctgtcacagaaagaaaaggttggTATAGACCCTTTGGAATGCCTCTCACAGATGAATGGTCTGTTACCAAGATTTGTTGCTGGGATGAACAAATTTATTGATTCCTCTCAGAAGGTTTAGAGTAACCTTGGTTCTTTCCACAGCCATTAACTTTTTCTCCACAGCTCATTGTGTCTCTTAGAGCACAGAACACTTTTCAGCATCAGTAAGTAACCTGACCAAATCATCACTTGGAACGTTTTTTTCCACATGTCAGTTTAACTTGGTTCATATCTTGGTTTTTCCTCTCAGCTGCCAGAACACCTTTATTCTCAGATATTTCAGTGTGGACATAGATGTGCCTATTCATGTACATGCATCTGTTTAGTCATTGACTGGCTTTTTAGGTAGTTAAAAGGAAGATAACAAAGGTAATCTCAGTATTATCACtgctttttattatatttaatgtaaaattgCTGGGACATTTGGGACCTCAGGTGACAATAATGGAATTTAATTCTTAGGGAACTTCATGCTAGATTTCTGATGTGGCTCTTGCCTGGGCTAGCAAACTTGGGTCTGATTTCTTGATGTTTTACTGCACTTGTTGAGAATGTACCTTCAAATAAGTTTTGAAGACATGCTTCAGTGTTTTAGAgattaagaaataaattcaaGCTCTAGAATTAATTGAGAATAAAATGGAAGAGGGCAACAGATAATTTCTGCCTTTATCAGTACAGTTTTAATCAGAGAACCTGTGGTCATTGAGGCATTGTAGAGGTTGAAGAGTTTAATCATTACATCAGAGTCTGGCTGTAAATGTTCACAGGGTCTATGAAATCTGTGCAAAAAATGCTTCAGTGTTTCAGTTGGACAGAGGAGCTACCTTTGAAGAATAAATTAATACAATTCCTTCTATTCTCACACCAGAGCAGAACTACTGCTCAAATTGTTTGAAATATCCAGAAGTCTGTTATGCCTGTCTTGACCTCTCTAAGTCTATATGGGAAACATATTCTCATGTTGTTCACTGGGGCAGAATTCACACATTCGCTTCTGCCTAGTACTTTGCAGGATCAGAATTCCTAGGAGCTGTTTAAGGAGTTGTATGCAAGACTtagtttctgcttttaaaatgcctGCATCTTGCAGCAGTTGTTATGTTACTAAATTTAGCTATTCAGTAaggctattttaaaaattttgcttctttctcACAATAGTGTGTTGCATCATCACCTAGCACATACAATACAGTAGGAAAATAATAAtctctgctttcatttcctgATCATAATCTtgtaaagcagatttttttttgccttactTTCCTAGTAGAGAAAGGACACATAATTTTTTATGAGCAAGCCACAAAAGCACACAGATCTCCACCTTTTAGTGCTCAGAAACAGCTTAGGTAAGAGGTCAAAGCTGGTACTATATGTAGAGTTTGAGTTTGTCCTTTCAAAATACCAACAAAAGTTCCACTGATTTCAGTAGAAACAGGGATGAATCCTCAAACACTGTAGCTGTATATAAACTGTAAATATCCTCTGCATTCTTCAACTATACATTTTAATCTCTGTGTGGGTAAATTGGGGCAGGGATGTGTGTTTCACCTCTGTGAAGCACTGTGTTTGCTCGCATTATGGGAAAAACTTAGATGTTATTAACACAGTTGATTTGATTGTTTCCATATTTCTCCTTTCCCCCAAAGGTCTCAAATCCAGAAGTATCAATGACTTAATCAAAGATGTAGTCAGAGAATACTTTCAAGTATTTCAAGGTGAAATGCAAGAGAGCATGGCTCAAATTTTCAAGACAATGTCTAGCATGTCAGGGGACcttgaaaatacaaaagaactAGTCAAGCATCTGAATGAAACCCAAAATAAATTTGCTCAGGAGAAAGATAGTGGGCCTACAGAGATTGACATTCTGGAACTGAAGAGTCATATGGTGCAGATGAGAGAGGAAATGGCCCTCACTTGTGAGAAGCCTGTGAAAGCTTtacaagaaaagcagaagtcCTTGGAAGTTAACTTGGAGCACCAACAGTCAAGAAGTGTAATTTATTATGAATCTTTAAATAAGACCCTCTCTGAAATGAGAGATGCTCATGAACAACTGTTATCAGCTGAACAGTCTTCAAGACAAAGCCTCCCCTCAGCAGATCAAGTCACGGAGTACAATGTTACAGAGTACATGATCACACTTCATGAGAAAGTAAAGAGACAAGGCATGATGGTGCTGGAGATCTATGATGACTTAAGAGTGCAAGATAGCAAGATCAACAATCTCAGTGTTGCACTGGAAATTCAGAGAGACTCTGTTCTGGGGGTCTGTGATGACATGTTGTCAGAGAGCAGGACAGATTTCcaagcacagctggcagcagtccaaGAGAGTGTGATTGTTCTAAACAAGAGTCTCTCTGATGTGTTCCTTCCATTGGGCAATAAGATGGACAGAATGAATGAGCAAATTAATGACTTGTGCTATGATATGGAAATCCTGCAACCCTTGATTGAGCAAGGGGTACCTTTTAGTCTAACTTCAGAGTATGAGCAACAAATCCAAGCTAAAGAATTGAAAGAGAAACTTGATAACCTCACTGTTGTCATTGAAGGAATGAGTTCTGCAATAAAGGAACTTTACAAAACTCAGgaaggacttaaaaatgaaTCTCAGGCTTATCAGGAACTGTTTGAGAGTCGTGTTAATGAATGCTCCATGGAAATAGAAGATGGATTAAACAAGACCATGATAGTAGTAAACAGTGCTATTGATTCTATTCAAGATAATTATGTACGGAAAGACATGCTACCTGCTCTGAGAAATGAGACTGAAGtttgctgtggcagagctgaggaacTGGACAGCCTCCTGGCTTTTATTCCCCAGTTCCAACAGTTGAATGAATCCCTCCAGTCACTGTTTTATAACAAGAGATACAAAATTACTTCGCAGGTAGCACCATCTCTTTCTGATCTTCCCGAAAAGGAGTCTGACAAAAGTATCCTCCTCAATTTCAGTAGAgttttctatattttaaatGATATGTCATCAAAAGTGGACAAGCAGCAACAAGATATCAGCCgcctggaagaaaagctggttGACTCTGTGGAAGGTTCAAAGGACCATGAGGTTCGCCTTCTGAATGTAGAGTCAAAATTTTCCAAGTTTTTGGCAAGCAACTGTGTCtcactaaaaaaaaccaaagctgccTCAACAGACAAAGAACAGGTGGTCTCACTTCAGCTCCAGGCACTCAGTTCCAGGATCAAGGCCCTGGAAGCCAAGTCCATCCGTTTCTCAAACATCATTCCACTCGTGAACAAGACTGCTCATGAGgcctgggggctgtgccaggacaccAACAAGAGCATCCAGAAAGTGAACGCAAGCATACCTGTACTAATTAAATTGTCTCAGCCAGATATGCCCCTGCTGCAGAGAGGCCTCAAGGAGCTCGTTGAATCGGCGCTTGAAGTAAAAGCAGGAACTATTCTGACAAATTTAACCCAGCATGTTGACATATCCATGGTAAATGCAATGAACAATATCACCAAACTTCAGAAGCAGCCAAAACCGGTTATAAAGAAACCCTCCCCAGCAAAAAAAGTGGCAGGAAATGCCACCATGAGCCTGGCAAGCCGAAGCCAGAGAAACACGGATAATGCAATAGATCCAGGTAATGCATTTTCCTAAAAATCCAGGTATGTTTTATAAAGATTATGTAAGCATTGTGATGAACTGAGTGGCAGAACTTGACTGAGAGTAAATAAAAAGTCT is drawn from Haemorhous mexicanus isolate bHaeMex1 chromosome 4, bHaeMex1.pri, whole genome shotgun sequence and contains these coding sequences:
- the MMRN1 gene encoding multimerin-1; its protein translation is MREIIFLLLLLPLQRGSTGFSTLGKLWTTGQGDETQTSHSDSTPSLTTIRGSPQSEIQAAKARASQGPPFASAGETLGMTAVKKTSSPTMSTTASQSNGHSDGDSGRDKMGSSSRSKGTLQSTAGEIPLLQGVTASLDRAAGNRSVKQSSHITGITRSQQDANSKASGFETTRGKNWCAYVHTRLIPTVVVDNLETFSSGRAKPCTWQIGSCAQRSQTTTHQAYRIKHKIVTSLEWKCCPGYGGQNCQPKTQEQQSVIHSSQAESSRTVGERTPGALQDPSGPALYQKMNERISSQETKLTFLQKKVDSIAAAMNDVSKMLSSLEGKINEDKGRDFQSFLKGLKSRSINDLIKDVVREYFQVFQGEMQESMAQIFKTMSSMSGDLENTKELVKHLNETQNKFAQEKDSGPTEIDILELKSHMVQMREEMALTCEKPVKALQEKQKSLEVNLEHQQSRSVIYYESLNKTLSEMRDAHEQLLSAEQSSRQSLPSADQVTEYNVTEYMITLHEKVKRQGMMVLEIYDDLRVQDSKINNLSVALEIQRDSVLGVCDDMLSESRTDFQAQLAAVQESVIVLNKSLSDVFLPLGNKMDRMNEQINDLCYDMEILQPLIEQGVPFSLTSEYEQQIQAKELKEKLDNLTVVIEGMSSAIKELYKTQEGLKNESQAYQELFESRVNECSMEIEDGLNKTMIVVNSAIDSIQDNYVRKDMLPALRNETEVCCGRAEELDSLLAFIPQFQQLNESLQSLFYNKRYKITSQVAPSLSDLPEKESDKSILLNFSRVFYILNDMSSKVDKQQQDISRLEEKLVDSVEGSKDHEVRLLNVESKFSKFLASNCVSLKKTKAASTDKEQVVSLQLQALSSRIKALEAKSIRFSNIIPLVNKTAHEAWGLCQDTNKSIQKVNASIPVLIKLSQPDMPLLQRGLKELVESALEVKAGTILTNLTQHVDISMVNAMNNITKLQKQPKPVIKKPSPAKKVAGNATMSLASRSQRNTDNAIDPGQFSACASSPCQNGGTCVNDRQSFVCACRHPFGGVNCSVKLVKDNSLSVDFSKGSYRYAPMVAFFASHTYGMTTPGPIRFNNLDVNYGASFAPATGKFHVPYLGVYVFEYTIESFSPRASGYLVVDGIDKLTFQAENINNSKYTDRVITGNALLELNYGQEVWLRLATGSIPSKYPPVTTFSGYLLYRT